The sequence TGGACTTCTGGCGGGCGATCGCATGATCCCGGTGACGTTGGTGGTCATCGCGAAGGCGCCGGTGCCCGGGTTCGCCAAGACGCGGCTGGCAGCGGCGGTCGGCGACGAGGCGGCCGCCGACATTGCAGCGGCGACGCTGTTGGACACGCTCGACGCCGTCGATGCAACACCGGTACAGGACACGGTGGTGGCTCTGACGGGAGACCTCAGCAGGGCCAGTGGCAGTCGCCAGATCCGCTCGCGGTTGGGCGACGTGCAGGTGGTCGAGCAACGCGGCGACGACTTCTCGGCGCGACTGGCCAACGCGATCGCCGACGCCGCGGTGGTTGCGGGCCCGCATCCCGTTCTGTTGATCGCATCGGACACCCCGCAGGTGACCCCCGATCTGCTCGCCGACTGCGCGCAGGCGCTGCTGGAAACCGACGTCGTGCTCGGTCTGGCCCGCGACGGTGGCTGGTGGGTGCTCGGTGTGACGGAGCCGGCAATGGCCGACTGCCTGCACGCGATCCCGACGTCGCGATCGGACACCGGGCCGGCGACGTTGGAGACGATGCGCGGCAACGGTTTACGCGTGAAGCTGGTTGCCGAGCTGTCTGATGTC is a genomic window of Mycobacterium sp. ITM-2016-00318 containing:
- a CDS encoding DUF2064 domain-containing protein — translated: MIPVTLVVIAKAPVPGFAKTRLAAAVGDEAAADIAAATLLDTLDAVDATPVQDTVVALTGDLSRASGSRQIRSRLGDVQVVEQRGDDFSARLANAIADAAVVAGPHPVLLIASDTPQVTPDLLADCAQALLETDVVLGLARDGGWWVLGVTEPAMADCLHAIPTSRSDTGPATLETMRGNGLRVKLVAELSDVDTVDDVSIVRAGCKPDSRFVRAIQAAGL